Within the Clostridium scatologenes genome, the region GCTTTAAAATCGAAGGTGACAAATTACAAGCTATGGACTATAGCCCATTAACTACATCTGTTGCTGAAGGTAAACTTGATTTTGCTGTAGCAGCTCTTTGTGCAACAGACAAAAGAAAAAAAGTAATGAATTTCACTGATACTTATTATAACGCAGGATTAACAGTAATTACTAATAAAAATACTAGTCCAAAAGAAATAACTGGAATTGACAGTATTAAAGGTGGTAAATACAAGGTCGCTGTAGAAAAAGGAACTGCCAGCAATTTATATTTGGCCGCTGCCAATGTACCTCAAAATAGTCTTCAAATACATGACTCTATTACAACAGCTCTTCAATCACTTGAAGATGGAAAGGTAGATGCTGTAGTTCATGATGCTCCTGGTACTGCATACTATATATCAACTAAAAAGGATACAAAACTTCAAATGGTTGGAAAATGGTTTGCACAGGATCAATCACAATATGCAGTTGCAGTTTCATTTAAAGCTGCTAAAAGCAATCCTCAACTAATGAGTATTTTAAATACAGCAGTTAAAAAATTACGTGATGATGGTACAATAACAAAACTTGAAGATAAGTGGTGTAAAGCTGCTAAATAAAGATAAATCATAAATTTTATACAAGCAGCTTCCCTTGATTATTCAGATTATTGCAATAAATGCAAATCATTAGTAAAATGCGAATTAATCAAGGGAAGCTTTCAATATTTATTTTTCTATGATTACAACTACTATTGTAGCAAGTTTTGTGCTAAGAAAGGATGATATTATGGATTTAAGTTTTTTAAAAGTTCTTATGCCTATGCTTTTGGATGGACTAAAAATAACATTAGAAGTTTCAATGTTCGGAATCTTTTTTGGATTTTTAATAGGATGTTTATCTGGCTTTGCACTTCAATGCAAAAATAAAATTGCAAAGGTTATTGCCAATATCTATTTGTGGATTATTCGTGGAACACCATTAATTGTTCAAGCTTTATATGTATACTTTGTTATACCAAAAATTACTGGACATGATATTCAGAGCAATGCTGCAGGAATTATAGTAATATCTTTAAATTCAGGTGCATTTATTGCTGAAATAGTGCGTGGCTCTTTAGAAGGAATCGACTTAGGACAAAAAGAAGCAGGAGTATCTCTTGGTCTAACACCTTTTCAAACTTTATGGCATGTAGTTATTCCACCTGCTTTTAAATCAATGTTACCAGCTCTATTCAACCAATTTATTATTACAGTTAAGGATACGGCAATACTTTCTGTAATAGTAGTAAATGAAATAACAAAACAAATTCAAAATTATGCTGCAGTTACCTTTGATACCATACAAGCTTATAGTGCAGGTGCAGTATTCTATTTGGTGATAATCTCAATTCTCATTATTATTCAAAAACAAATTGAAAGAAGGGTTAAAGCATGAAAAGTTTGATAAAAATTGAAAATTTGTCTAAAAACTTTGGTGATCTGGAAGTGCTTAAGGATATTAATGTTGATGTTAATGAAGGTGAAGTTATATGTATAATTGGACCTTCTGGTTCAGGCAAAAGTACTTTGCTTCGTTGCATTAATCAATTGGAAGTTCAATCTGGTGGAACTATATATTATGAAGATAAAGATGTTTGTGCTCAAAAACACGACTTACGAAAATATCGTGAAGAAGTGGGTATGGTATTTCAAAGATTCAATTTGTTTCCTATGAAAACTGTACTAAGAAATATCACTCTTGCACCAGTTTTAACAAAGAAAAAATTAAAGTCTGATGCTGAAAAAAAGGCAATGGAACTTCTAGAAAAAGTCGGTTTGTCTTCAAAGGCAAATGTAATGCCTACCACATTATCTGGTGGTCAGCAACAGCGTGTTGCTATAGCTAGAGCATTGGCAATGGAACCTAGAGCTTTACTTTTTGATGAACCTACATCTGCATTGGACCCCGAACTTG harbors:
- a CDS encoding substrate-binding periplasmic protein; amino-acid sequence: MKRLLTKKILSTLTILTLIVSLAGCSNSSSKQETTSTQTTISADKLQGALKDYTFKIGTSGTYAPFSYYDKDGKTLIGFDMDFLKELQKILGFKIEGDKLQAMDYSPLTTSVAEGKLDFAVAALCATDKRKKVMNFTDTYYNAGLTVITNKNTSPKEITGIDSIKGGKYKVAVEKGTASNLYLAAANVPQNSLQIHDSITTALQSLEDGKVDAVVHDAPGTAYYISTKKDTKLQMVGKWFAQDQSQYAVAVSFKAAKSNPQLMSILNTAVKKLRDDGTITKLEDKWCKAAK
- a CDS encoding amino acid ABC transporter permease, with the translated sequence MDLSFLKVLMPMLLDGLKITLEVSMFGIFFGFLIGCLSGFALQCKNKIAKVIANIYLWIIRGTPLIVQALYVYFVIPKITGHDIQSNAAGIIVISLNSGAFIAEIVRGSLEGIDLGQKEAGVSLGLTPFQTLWHVVIPPAFKSMLPALFNQFIITVKDTAILSVIVVNEITKQIQNYAAVTFDTIQAYSAGAVFYLVIISILIIIQKQIERRVKA
- a CDS encoding amino acid ABC transporter ATP-binding protein produces the protein MKSLIKIENLSKNFGDLEVLKDINVDVNEGEVICIIGPSGSGKSTLLRCINQLEVQSGGTIYYEDKDVCAQKHDLRKYREEVGMVFQRFNLFPMKTVLRNITLAPVLTKKKLKSDAEKKAMELLEKVGLSSKANVMPTTLSGGQQQRVAIARALAMEPRALLFDEPTSALDPELVGDVLEVMRDLAKEGMTMIVVTHEMQFAREVSDRVIFMADGYIVEEGKPEEIFTNPKNQRTRTFLARIVGDDNICKSIV